One stretch of Micromonospora echinospora DNA includes these proteins:
- the pknB gene encoding Stk1 family PASTA domain-containing Ser/Thr kinase — translation MDTQVADTLLGSLIEGRYRIRGRVARGGMATVYTATDERLERTVAVKIIHPTQAPQARARMAGFVERFTDEAKTIARLTHPNVVAVYDQGIHAGLPYLVMEYVRGRTLRDVLAERRRLNPDEALAITEQVLAALAAAHRAGLVHRDVKPENVLVAEVPTGGSRDLVDSVVKVADFGLARAVEASAEDENGNQLMATVAYVAPELVTQGHADPRTDVYSAGIVLFEMLTGRVPYDGDRPVEVAWQHVDRDVPPPSTLVPALPPAVDALVARATRRDPAARPADAAALLTEVQAAREELGNPHAHTAVLRQLSDDTAVLSQPTQVVAALQPVQRPAWARLPEGAAAQRPHRRRAVEQEGPVARFAALRTRIMGSPRGRLAVAAAVVVLGLVAAVGGWWFGVGRYTVAPQMVSLTKAEAEAQAQRGGFTLRYADPRYDENVPKDTVLGQAPGSAARIVKGGTITLTLSLGPERLPVPDVVGKDFALAQVELEGLNLVAAKGSSRYDDALPAGVVLATDPKVGTVVKPGAKVTLILSKGRAPVSVPDLVGKSLTEARTILARLGLKPVENVKDSDKPKDEILGQSPADGTGVEKGAQVKLEISKGPPQVAVPRVIDMPCQQAKQTLESQGFPVNIQLNPNGVVRLQNPAENTPVPPGTTVTVTCL, via the coding sequence CTGGAGCGCACTGTGGCGGTCAAGATCATTCACCCGACCCAGGCGCCGCAGGCCCGGGCCCGGATGGCCGGCTTCGTCGAGCGGTTCACCGACGAGGCGAAGACGATCGCCCGGCTCACCCACCCGAACGTGGTGGCGGTCTACGACCAGGGCATCCACGCCGGCCTGCCGTACCTGGTGATGGAGTACGTGCGCGGCCGCACGCTGCGTGACGTGCTCGCCGAGCGCCGCCGGCTGAATCCGGACGAGGCGCTCGCGATCACCGAGCAGGTGCTCGCCGCGCTCGCCGCCGCGCACCGGGCCGGTCTCGTGCACCGGGACGTCAAGCCGGAGAACGTGCTGGTCGCCGAGGTGCCCACCGGCGGCAGCCGCGACCTGGTCGACAGCGTGGTCAAGGTGGCCGACTTCGGGCTGGCCCGGGCCGTCGAGGCGAGCGCGGAGGACGAGAACGGCAACCAGCTCATGGCGACAGTGGCGTACGTGGCGCCGGAGCTGGTCACCCAGGGCCATGCCGACCCGCGCACCGACGTCTACTCGGCCGGCATCGTGCTGTTCGAAATGCTCACCGGCCGGGTGCCCTACGACGGCGACCGCCCGGTGGAGGTCGCCTGGCAGCACGTCGACCGGGACGTGCCTCCCCCGTCGACGCTGGTTCCGGCGCTGCCGCCGGCTGTCGACGCGCTCGTCGCCCGGGCCACCCGGCGGGACCCGGCCGCCCGTCCGGCCGACGCCGCGGCGCTGCTGACCGAGGTGCAGGCGGCCCGCGAGGAGCTGGGCAACCCGCACGCGCACACCGCTGTGCTGCGCCAGCTCAGCGACGACACGGCGGTGCTGAGCCAGCCGACGCAGGTGGTGGCCGCGCTCCAGCCGGTCCAGCGCCCGGCGTGGGCCCGGCTGCCCGAGGGCGCCGCCGCGCAGCGCCCGCACCGCCGCCGCGCCGTCGAGCAGGAGGGGCCGGTCGCCCGGTTCGCCGCCCTGCGTACCCGGATCATGGGCTCGCCGCGCGGCCGGCTGGCCGTCGCCGCGGCGGTCGTGGTGCTCGGCCTGGTCGCCGCCGTCGGCGGCTGGTGGTTCGGCGTGGGCCGCTACACGGTCGCGCCGCAGATGGTGAGCCTCACCAAGGCCGAGGCCGAGGCGCAGGCCCAGCGCGGTGGTTTCACGCTGCGCTACGCCGACCCCCGGTACGACGAGAACGTCCCGAAGGACACCGTGCTCGGCCAGGCGCCGGGCTCGGCCGCCCGGATCGTCAAGGGCGGCACGATCACGCTGACCCTGTCGCTCGGCCCGGAGCGCCTGCCGGTGCCGGACGTGGTGGGTAAGGACTTCGCGCTGGCCCAGGTGGAACTGGAGGGTCTCAACCTGGTCGCGGCCAAGGGCAGCTCCCGCTACGACGACGCGCTGCCGGCGGGTGTCGTGCTGGCGACCGACCCGAAGGTCGGCACGGTGGTCAAGCCCGGGGCCAAGGTGACGCTGATCCTCAGCAAGGGCCGCGCCCCGGTGAGCGTGCCCGACCTGGTCGGCAAGAGCCTCACCGAGGCGCGCACCATCCTCGCGCGGCTCGGGCTCAAGCCGGTGGAGAACGTCAAGGACTCCGACAAGCCGAAGGACGAGATCCTCGGCCAGAGTCCGGCGGACGGCACCGGCGTGGAGAAGGGCGCCCAGGTCAAGCTGGAGATCAGCAAGGGCCCGCCGCAGGTGGCCGTCCCCCGGGTGATCGACATGCCCTGCCAGCAGGCCAAGCAGACGCTGGAGAGCCAGGGCTTCCCGGTCAACATCCAGCTCAACCCGAATGGCGTCGTCCGGCTGCAGAACCCGGCCGAGAACACGCCGGTGCCGCCGGGCACGACGG